The following are from one region of the Myotis daubentonii chromosome 2, mMyoDau2.1, whole genome shotgun sequence genome:
- the PYROXD1 gene encoding pyridine nucleotide-disulfide oxidoreductase domain-containing protein 1 isoform X3, giving the protein MKNLNPKTRCILTEDGSQHIYKKLCLCAGAKPKLICEGNPYVLGIRDTDSAQEFQKQLTNAKRIMIIGNGGIALELAYEVEGCEVIWAIKDKAIGNTFFDAGAAEFLTSKLIAEKPEAKIAHKRTRYTTKGKKKEAGTNINAGNVGSALGPDWHEGLNLKGTREFSHKIHIETMCEVKNIYLQKEFRISKKKSLTFPRDHQNELVTTDKEIWPVYVELTNEKIYGCDFIVSATGVTPNIEPFLCGNNFDLGEDGGLRVDDHMHTSLPDIYAAGDICTASWQPSPFWQQMRLWTQARQMGWYAAKCMAAASLGESIDMDFSFELFAHVTKFFNYKVVLLGKYNAQSLGSDHELMLRCTKGQEYIKVVMQNGRMMGAVLIGETNLEETFENLILNQMNLSSYGEDLLDPNIDIEDYFD; this is encoded by the exons atgaaaaatctgAATCCAAAAACCAGA TGCATTTTAACAGAAGATGGCAGTCAGCACATATATAAGAAACTCTGTCTGTGTGCTGGAGCTAAACCAAAGTTGATATGTGAAGGAAATCCTTATGTATTAGGAATTCGTGATACAGATAGTGCTCAG gaATTTCAGAAACAGCTTACGAATGCTAAAAGAATAATGATCATAGGGAATGGTGGTATCGCACTTGAATTAGc GTATGAAGTCGAAGGTTGTGAAGTAATTTGGGCCATTAAAGATAAGGCTATTGGGAATACTTTCTTCGATGCAGGAGCAGCTGAATTCTTGACCTCAAAGCTCATTGCTGAAAAACCAGAGGCTAAAATTGCACATAAAAGAACCAGATATACAACTAAAG gaaagaaaaaggaagcaggAACCAACATTAATGCTGGTAATGTAGGCAGTGCCTTGGGACCTGATTGGCATGAAGGCTTAAATCTTAAAGGAACAAGAGAG tTTTCTCATAAGATTCACATTGAAACTATGTGTGAAGTAAAGAATATCTATCTTCAGAAGGAATTTAGAATCTCTAAGAAAAAGTCCTTGACATTTCCAAGAGACCATCAAAATGAGTTAGTTACAACTGATAAAG agatatgGCCTGTGTATGTGGAGCTGACCAACGAAAAGATATATGGCTGTGATTTCATTGTCAGTGCTACAGGAGTTACACCAAATATAGAACCTTTTCTCTGTGGCAACAAT TTTGATCTAGGAGAAGACGGTGGCCTGAGAGTGGATGATCATATGCACACATCCCTTCCTGATATCTATGCTGCAGGTGACATCTGTACTGCTTCCTGGCAACCCAGCCCATTCTGGCAGCAG atgaggCTGTGGACCCAGGCTAGACAGATGGGATGGTATGCAGCGAAGTGCATGGCTGCAGCTAGTTTAGGAGAGTCGATTGACATGGATTTCAGCTTCGAACTTTTTGCTCATGTAACAAAGTTTTTTAATTATAAG GTTGTATTGCTGGGAAAATACAATGCACAGAGCTTGGGTTCAGATCATGAATTAATGCTGAGATGTACCAAAGGACAAGAATACATTAAAGTCGTCATGCAGAATGGACGAATGATGGGAGCTGTCTTAATTGGTGAAACCAATttagaagaaacatttgaaaacttGATATTAAACCAGATGAATCTCTCATCATATGGAGAAGATCTACTAGATCCAAACATTGATATAGAAGATTATTTTGACTAA